A genome region from Oncorhynchus mykiss isolate Arlee unplaced genomic scaffold, USDA_OmykA_1.1 un_scaffold_120, whole genome shotgun sequence includes the following:
- the ndufab1b gene encoding acyl carrier protein, mitochondrial, producing MASRVLAQCVRQLPRSSVRLSSGNFAVRTAAVPVLFNPRPLSFIASSQRTRWIEQTRISSSVGVFCRQYGDLPPLTIESIKERVMYVLKLYDKINPEKLATSSHFLKDLGLDSLDQVEIIMAMEDEFGFEIPDVEAEKLMSPQDIVQYIADKKDVYE from the exons ATGGCGTCCCGTGTCCTAGCGCAGTGTGTCCGCCAGCTCCCCCGGTCTTCCGTGAGACTCTCGTCGGGTAACTTTGCAGTGAGAACCGCAGCTGTCCCGGTCCTATTCAACCCCCGACCGTTGTCCTTCATTGCCAGCAGTCAGCGGACCCGGTGGATCGAACAAACACGG aTCTCCAGCTCAGTGGGAGTGTTCTGTAGACAGTATGGAGACCTGCCTCCCCTCACCATTGAAAGCATTAAAGAACGAGTAATGTATGTCCTCAAGCTCTACGACAAGATCAACCCAGAGAAG CTGGCGACGTCGTCCCACTTCCTGAAGGACCTGGGGTTAGACAGCTTGGACCAGGTAGAGATCATTATGGCCATGGAGGATGAGTTTG GGTTTGAGATCCCGGATGTGGAGGCAGAGAAGCTGATGTCTCCTCAGGATATCGTCCAGTACATCGCTGACAAGAAGGACGTGTATGAATAA